The following proteins are encoded in a genomic region of Papaver somniferum cultivar HN1 unplaced genomic scaffold, ASM357369v1 unplaced-scaffold_10, whole genome shotgun sequence:
- the LOC113326076 gene encoding probable protein phosphatase 2C 42 isoform X2 produces the protein MLKSIKKLFSLCWKPFSVNPLSSSSSSDDGFSNSGGGDGGKRDRNDKLLWYKELGKCSSGDFSMAVVQANQVLEDQSQIESFGGDTTFVGVYDGHGGPDTARYVCDNLYRHFREISEEARGVTSETIRRAFLETEQGYTAIVDQLWDIRPNLATVGSCCLVGVVCQQTLYVANLGDSRVVLGKKVGNTTGVAAIQLSSEHNANMEEVRQELTELHPDDPQVVVQKHGVWRVKGIIQISRSIGDLYLKDNKYNTEQILGKFRLPEPMLKPVLSADPAVMSLPLQPNDLFLIFASDGLWEHLSNEQAVEIVHRNPRAGSARILLKAALQEAARKREMRYEDLRRIDKKVRRHFHDDITIIILFIKQDLITRSSQQGNSVSIRSALEH, from the exons ATGTTGAAATCAATAAAGAAACTGTTTTCCCTTTGCTGGAAGCCGTTCTCTGTTAATCCcctctcatcttcatcatcatctgatGATGGGTTCAGTAACagcggtggtggtgatggtggtaagAGAGATCGGAATGATAAGTTATTGTGGTATAAAGAATTAGGTAAATGTTCATCTGGTGATTTCTCAATGGCTGTTGTTCAAGCTAATCAAGTTCTTGAAGATCAATCTCAGATTGAATCATTTGGTGGGGATACTACTTTTGTTGGTGTTTATGATGGACATGGCGGTCCTGATACTGCTCGTTACGTCTGTGATAATCTATATCGCCATTTCCGCg aGATTTCAGAAGAAGCTCGTGGTGTGACATCTGAGACAATTCGGAGAGCTTTTCTTGAAACGGAACAAGGGTATACTGCTATTGTTGACCAGCTATGGGATATTCGGCCGAATTTAGCAACAGTCGGATCATGCTGTCTTGTTGGAGTTGTTTGTCAACAGACCCTTTATGTGGCAAATCTTGGTGATTCTCGAGTTGTATTGGGGAAAAAGGTTGGTAATACTACAGGAGTTGCTGCCATTCAATTATCAAGCGAACACAATGCTAACATGGAGGAAGTGAGACAAGAACTTACAGAATTACACCCGGATGACCCTCAAGTAGTTGTTCAAAAACATGGAGTTTGGCGAGTAAAAGGCATTATTCAG ATCTCGAGATCGATAGGTGATTTGTATTTGAAGGATAACAAGTATAACACTGAGCAAATCCTTGGAAAGTTCAGACTGCCTGAACCTATGCTGAAACCCGTCTTGAGTGCGGACCCAGCTGTTATGTCTCTTCCTCTTCAACCAAATGATTTGTTCCTTATATTTGCTTCTGATGGCCTTTGGGAACACTTGAGCAACGAGCAAGCTGTGGAAATCGTTCACAGGAACCCACGCGCA GGAAGTGCTAGAATACTTCTAAAAGCAGCGCTCCAGGAAGCAGCTAGAAAAAGAGAAATGCGTTATGAAGATCTCCGCAGGATTGACAAGAAGGTTAGGCGCCACTTCCACGATGATATAACCATCATCATTCTTTTTATAAAGCAAGACCTTATCACGAGAAGTTCACAACAGGGCAATTCAGTATCAATTAGAAGTGCGTTGGAGCACTGA
- the LOC113326077 gene encoding CTD small phosphatase-like protein 2 isoform X2, with protein MSTDMRNEDGPQDLSCVSDAPMSHFSTNDLTEYQQSNFDMTSTSNYGETCGWPYNEVQNIMRQETSEDCDGMSDEAILNSNDSWLYFAIQQLSPFDQTVTDGNYLENGGEEEEFFNPYSFPTSSSDLLDNVPDFQLQKEPQKRLPITLVLDLDETLVHSTLDTCEGADFSFPVHFSTQEQTVYVRQRPYLRMFLEAVAEGGYVKDLRILGRDLARIAIVDNSPQVFQLQVENGIPIESWFGDPSDDALLSLFFFLQTLVGVDDVRPIIKKKYGSQE; from the exons ATGTCGACGGATATGAGAAATGAGGATGGACCTCAAGATCTGTCATGTGTTTCGGATGCTCCGATGAGTCACTTCTCTACCAATGATTTAACAGAATATCAGCAAAGTAATTTTGACATGACTAGTACTTCGAATTATGGGGAAACATGTGGTTGGCCTTACAATGAGGTGCAGAATATTATGAGACAAGAAACTTCCGAGGATTGTGATGGGATGAGTGATGAAGCTATATTGAATTCAAATGATTCATGGTTGTATTTTGCAATTCAACAGCTTTCTCCGTTTGATCAAACTGTAACAGATGGTAACTACTTGGAGAACGGAGGCGAAGAAGAAGAGTTTTTCAATCCGTATTCATTTCCTACAAGTTCGTCAGATCTTTTGGATAATGTTCCAGATTTCCAACTGCAAAAGGAGCCACAAAAGAGACTGCCTATCACTCTTGTTCTGGATTTGGACG AAACGCTAGTTCACTCCACGTTAGATACATGTGAAGGTGCAGATTTCAGCTTCCCAGTTCATTTCAGCACGCAAGAGCAGACAGTGTATGTTCGTCAGAGACCTTACCTGCGAATGTTCTTGGAGGCAGTTGCGG AAGGAGGGTACGTGAAAGATCTGAGAATTCTCGGCCGTGATCTTGCCAGGATTGCAATTGTGGATAATTCCCCTCAG GTCTTTCAATTACAAGTTGAAAATGGGATACCAATAGAAAGCTGGTTCGGTGATCCTTCAGATGATGCTCTGCTTTCGCTGTTTTTCTTCTTGCAAACACTTGTCGGAGTTGATGACGTCCGTCCAATAATCAAAAAGAAGTACGGTAGTCAGGAATAA
- the LOC113326076 gene encoding probable protein phosphatase 2C 42 isoform X1 produces the protein MLKSIKKLFSLCWKPFSVNPLSSSSSSDDGFSNSGGGDGGKRDRNDKLLWYKELGKCSSGDFSMAVVQANQVLEDQSQIESFGGDTTFVGVYDGHGGPDTARYVCDNLYRHFREISEEARGVTSETIRRAFLETEQGYTAIVDQLWDIRPNLATVGSCCLVGVVCQQTLYVANLGDSRVVLGKKVGNTTGVAAIQLSSEHNANMEEVRQELTELHPDDPQVVVQKHGVWRVKGIIQISRSIGDLYLKDNKYNTEQILGKFRLPEPMLKPVLSADPAVMSLPLQPNDLFLIFASDGLWEHLSNEQAVEIVHRNPRAGSARILLKAALQEAARKREMRYEDLRRIDKKFWTGMQRASNCIQVSSGSQKARVQDKEDICRIEEKDMCEYHDDTTKEDLCRIDKQHRRKYHDDITIITLFIKDDEKNDDLASRSLLQGNSVSIRSPLEH, from the exons ATGTTGAAATCAATAAAGAAACTGTTTTCCCTTTGCTGGAAGCCGTTCTCTGTTAATCCcctctcatcttcatcatcatctgatGATGGGTTCAGTAACagcggtggtggtgatggtggtaagAGAGATCGGAATGATAAGTTATTGTGGTATAAAGAATTAGGTAAATGTTCATCTGGTGATTTCTCAATGGCTGTTGTTCAAGCTAATCAAGTTCTTGAAGATCAATCTCAGATTGAATCATTTGGTGGGGATACTACTTTTGTTGGTGTTTATGATGGACATGGCGGTCCTGATACTGCTCGTTACGTCTGTGATAATCTATATCGCCATTTCCGCg aGATTTCAGAAGAAGCTCGTGGTGTGACATCTGAGACAATTCGGAGAGCTTTTCTTGAAACGGAACAAGGGTATACTGCTATTGTTGACCAGCTATGGGATATTCGGCCGAATTTAGCAACAGTCGGATCATGCTGTCTTGTTGGAGTTGTTTGTCAACAGACCCTTTATGTGGCAAATCTTGGTGATTCTCGAGTTGTATTGGGGAAAAAGGTTGGTAATACTACAGGAGTTGCTGCCATTCAATTATCAAGCGAACACAATGCTAACATGGAGGAAGTGAGACAAGAACTTACAGAATTACACCCGGATGACCCTCAAGTAGTTGTTCAAAAACATGGAGTTTGGCGAGTAAAAGGCATTATTCAG ATCTCGAGATCGATAGGTGATTTGTATTTGAAGGATAACAAGTATAACACTGAGCAAATCCTTGGAAAGTTCAGACTGCCTGAACCTATGCTGAAACCCGTCTTGAGTGCGGACCCAGCTGTTATGTCTCTTCCTCTTCAACCAAATGATTTGTTCCTTATATTTGCTTCTGATGGCCTTTGGGAACACTTGAGCAACGAGCAAGCTGTGGAAATCGTTCACAGGAACCCACGCGCA GGAAGTGCTAGAATACTTCTAAAAGCAGCGCTCCAGGAAGCAGCTAGAAAAAGAGAAATGCGTTATGAAGATCTCCGCAGGATTGACAAGAAG TTTTGGACAGGGATGCAGAGAGCCAGCAACTGTATACAGGTTTCGTCAGGGAGTCAGAAAGCCAGAGTGcaggacaaagaagatatctGCAGGATTGAAGAGAAGGATATGTGCGAATACCATGATGATACAACCAAAGAAGATCTTTGCAGGATTGACAAGCAACATAGGCGCAAGTACCATGACGATATAACCATCATCACTCTTTTCATAAAGGATGATGAAAAGAATGATGACCTTGCCTCGAGAAGCTTATTACAGGGCAATTCCGTATCAATTAGAAGTCCTCTGGAGCACTGA
- the LOC113326077 gene encoding CTD small phosphatase-like protein 2 isoform X1: MSTDMRNEDGPQDLSCVSDAPMSHFSTNDLTEYQQSNFDMTSTSNYGETCGWPYNEVQNIMRQETSEDCDGMSDEAILNSNDSWLYFAIQQLSPFDQTVTDGNYLENGGEEEEFFNPYSFPTSSSDLLDNVPDFQLQKEPQKRLPITLVLDLDETLVHSTLDTCEGADFSFPVHFSTQEQTVYVRQRPYLRMFLEAVAGMFEIIIFTAGQSIYAEKLLDILDPDHTLIGQRIYRDSCVFSEGGYVKDLRILGRDLARIAIVDNSPQVFQLQVENGIPIESWFGDPSDDALLSLFFFLQTLVGVDDVRPIIKKKYGSQE, translated from the exons ATGTCGACGGATATGAGAAATGAGGATGGACCTCAAGATCTGTCATGTGTTTCGGATGCTCCGATGAGTCACTTCTCTACCAATGATTTAACAGAATATCAGCAAAGTAATTTTGACATGACTAGTACTTCGAATTATGGGGAAACATGTGGTTGGCCTTACAATGAGGTGCAGAATATTATGAGACAAGAAACTTCCGAGGATTGTGATGGGATGAGTGATGAAGCTATATTGAATTCAAATGATTCATGGTTGTATTTTGCAATTCAACAGCTTTCTCCGTTTGATCAAACTGTAACAGATGGTAACTACTTGGAGAACGGAGGCGAAGAAGAAGAGTTTTTCAATCCGTATTCATTTCCTACAAGTTCGTCAGATCTTTTGGATAATGTTCCAGATTTCCAACTGCAAAAGGAGCCACAAAAGAGACTGCCTATCACTCTTGTTCTGGATTTGGACG AAACGCTAGTTCACTCCACGTTAGATACATGTGAAGGTGCAGATTTCAGCTTCCCAGTTCATTTCAGCACGCAAGAGCAGACAGTGTATGTTCGTCAGAGACCTTACCTGCGAATGTTCTTGGAGGCAGTTGCGGGTATGTTTGAAATCATCATATTTACAGCTGGGCAAAGCATATATGCAGAAAAATTGCTCGACATACTAGATCCTGATCATACACTTATTGGTCAACGCATCTATCGTGATTCTTGTGTCTTCTCAGAAGGAGGGTACGTGAAAGATCTGAGAATTCTCGGCCGTGATCTTGCCAGGATTGCAATTGTGGATAATTCCCCTCAG GTCTTTCAATTACAAGTTGAAAATGGGATACCAATAGAAAGCTGGTTCGGTGATCCTTCAGATGATGCTCTGCTTTCGCTGTTTTTCTTCTTGCAAACACTTGTCGGAGTTGATGACGTCCGTCCAATAATCAAAAAGAAGTACGGTAGTCAGGAATAA